In Stenotrophomonas sp. ASS1, the following proteins share a genomic window:
- a CDS encoding PsiF family protein, producing the protein MKASFLLAAVLLVGLPLAANATTPQQQRMAECSAKNKGLKGDAYKTAQSSCLSGHAADAKPVNTQQERMRKCNADAGAKKLAGDARKTFMSSCLKAS; encoded by the coding sequence ATGAAAGCCTCTTTCCTGCTGGCCGCCGTCCTGCTGGTCGGCCTGCCCCTGGCTGCCAATGCCACCACTCCGCAGCAGCAGCGCATGGCCGAATGCTCGGCCAAGAACAAGGGGCTGAAGGGCGATGCCTACAAGACTGCACAGAGCTCCTGCCTCAGCGGCCACGCGGCCGACGCCAAGCCGGTCAATACGCAGCAGGAACGCATGCGCAAGTGCAACGCTGACGCGGGCGCCAAAAAGCTGGCCGGTGATGCGCGCAAGACCTTCATGAGCAGCTGCCTGAAGGCGTCGTAA
- the upp gene encoding uracil phosphoribosyltransferase, with amino-acid sequence MKIVEVRHPLVQHKIGLMRNAALSTKDFRELANELGTLLAYEATADLDTEPHTLPGWAGPVTVQRIAGAKITVVPILRAGLGMLSGVLSLIPAARVSVVGLQRDEETLQPVPYFERLTGRLEERDALILDPMLATGGTLIATIDMLKRAGARRIKGIFLVAAPEGIEAVKAVHPDVEIYTAAIDAQLNDKGYILPGLGDAGDRIFGTRVG; translated from the coding sequence ATGAAGATCGTCGAAGTGCGCCACCCGCTGGTGCAGCACAAGATCGGCCTGATGCGCAACGCTGCGCTCAGCACCAAGGATTTCCGCGAACTGGCCAACGAGTTGGGCACGCTGCTGGCCTACGAGGCCACCGCCGACCTGGACACCGAGCCGCACACCCTGCCCGGCTGGGCCGGCCCGGTCACCGTGCAGCGCATTGCGGGCGCCAAGATCACCGTGGTGCCGATCCTGCGCGCCGGCCTGGGCATGCTCAGCGGCGTGCTGTCGCTGATCCCGGCGGCCCGTGTCAGCGTGGTCGGGCTGCAGCGCGATGAGGAAACCCTGCAGCCGGTGCCCTACTTCGAGCGCCTGACCGGGCGCCTGGAAGAGCGCGACGCGCTGATCCTGGACCCGATGCTGGCCACCGGCGGCACCCTGATCGCCACCATCGACATGCTCAAGCGGGCCGGTGCCCGCCGCATCAAGGGCATCTTCCTGGTGGCCGCGCCGGAAGGCATCGAGGCGGTCAAGGCCGTGCACCCGGACGTGGAGATCTACACCGCGGCCATTGATGCCCAGCTCAACGACAAGGGCTACATCCTGCCGGGCCTGGGCGATGCCGGTGACCGCATCTTCGGTACCCGCGTCGGCTGA
- a CDS encoding TonB-dependent receptor, giving the protein MHIKTPLAVAITLTLAMGAAAPLQAAGQQAVAATGAVASDAVDLDRIEVRAQLESQIRAVDLKRSSDAIEDAVSSDALGQYPDKNVAESLQRLPGISVTRDQGEGRFVVIRGLDANLNSVSVDGIAIGTPEDSSRAAPLDVIPSDSTERLRVVKSPTPDMPGDAIGGAVLVESASAFDRDGRSLRGKIEGSHQQLSGETSPKAAFNYSEVFNDTFGVALGVNYQKRKFESDNTEVEYDGEDDAVPGDVTAINLQHRKYEIERKRIGANLNLDWRPNEDSKYYLRTLYSQFDDAETRQRVIFNFDDAKMVKTGTDQYRLDGMPKDSIDKRMRYRTKKENTFAASLGGENKLTNAVVDYRIGYTRTEERVNDEMEARFKLNGKAFNGTLDQSSRLPSYSFDNPQWLDNSNYAFDRFVLSPKQVNDKEHSAQVNVRFDGDSSSIKFGLLGRWRDRDVNVDERELRVGPKVALSSWSTSSPEHRHGNLGDGMDSAAMRAFWAANGGQYSARPQDAGGNAMTSLEEDYVASEDIFASYAMGTWDVGALRIIGGVRVENTQFKAVGNQVDVASNGRSFTVTPRVANSSYTNVLPGLHLRYDAADDWVLRASANKTVSRPSFGDISPRVGYSRGDEEVRLGNPELDPYESKNIDLSVEKYIGSTGIVSLGLFHKSIDSYIVQTVRTNDPAYGGFDVTQPINGRKATVRGAEFNWQQQLAFLPDGLDGLLVGASGTWLDTKFDAGIKDRAGEDFTLPRASKHVYSAHIGYEKYGVSTRLAAVYRSEYLDSIGKGRAFDIYVAPNTQLDFSLDYKFTPRVSMYFEAQNLLDKPLELYQGTRSRTLQMEEYGRTYALGLKVAL; this is encoded by the coding sequence GTGCATATCAAGACTCCGTTGGCCGTTGCCATCACGCTGACCCTGGCAATGGGGGCCGCAGCACCCCTGCAGGCCGCCGGGCAGCAGGCGGTAGCCGCCACCGGCGCCGTGGCGTCCGACGCGGTCGACCTGGACCGCATCGAAGTGCGCGCCCAGCTCGAATCACAGATCCGCGCGGTCGACCTCAAGCGCAGCAGCGACGCCATCGAAGATGCGGTGTCCTCCGATGCACTGGGCCAGTACCCGGACAAGAACGTCGCCGAGTCGCTGCAGCGCCTGCCGGGCATCAGCGTGACCCGCGACCAGGGCGAGGGGCGCTTCGTGGTCATCCGCGGTCTGGACGCCAACCTCAACAGCGTCAGCGTGGATGGCATCGCCATCGGTACGCCGGAGGATTCCAGCCGCGCCGCACCGCTGGATGTGATTCCGTCCGATTCCACCGAGCGCCTGCGCGTGGTCAAGTCGCCGACCCCGGACATGCCCGGTGATGCCATCGGCGGCGCCGTGCTGGTGGAATCGGCCTCGGCCTTCGACCGCGACGGTCGCAGCCTGCGTGGCAAGATCGAAGGCAGCCACCAGCAGTTGTCCGGCGAGACCAGCCCCAAGGCCGCCTTCAACTACAGCGAAGTGTTCAACGACACCTTCGGTGTGGCGCTGGGCGTGAACTACCAGAAGCGCAAGTTCGAGTCGGACAACACCGAAGTGGAGTATGACGGCGAGGACGATGCCGTCCCCGGCGATGTCACCGCGATCAACCTGCAGCACCGCAAGTACGAGATCGAGCGCAAGCGCATCGGTGCCAACCTCAACCTTGACTGGCGCCCGAATGAAGACAGCAAGTACTACCTGCGCACGCTGTACAGCCAGTTCGACGATGCGGAGACCCGCCAGCGCGTGATCTTCAACTTCGACGACGCGAAGATGGTCAAGACCGGCACCGACCAGTACCGCCTGGATGGAATGCCGAAAGATTCCATCGACAAGCGCATGCGCTACCGCACCAAGAAGGAGAACACCTTCGCGGCCAGTCTCGGTGGCGAGAACAAGCTGACCAACGCCGTGGTCGATTACCGGATCGGCTACACCCGTACCGAAGAGCGCGTGAACGACGAGATGGAGGCGCGCTTCAAGCTCAACGGCAAGGCCTTCAACGGCACCCTGGACCAAAGCAGCCGCCTGCCCAGCTACAGTTTCGACAACCCGCAGTGGCTGGACAACAGCAACTACGCGTTCGACCGCTTCGTGCTCTCACCCAAGCAGGTGAACGACAAGGAGCACAGCGCGCAGGTCAACGTGCGCTTCGACGGCGACAGCAGCAGCATCAAGTTCGGCCTGCTGGGTCGCTGGCGCGACCGTGACGTGAATGTGGACGAGCGCGAACTGCGTGTCGGCCCGAAGGTGGCGCTGTCGAGCTGGAGCACCTCCTCGCCGGAACACCGCCACGGCAACCTGGGTGACGGCATGGATTCGGCCGCGATGCGTGCCTTCTGGGCGGCCAATGGCGGCCAGTACAGCGCCCGTCCCCAGGATGCCGGTGGCAACGCGATGACATCGCTGGAAGAGGACTACGTGGCCAGCGAAGACATCTTCGCCAGCTATGCGATGGGCACCTGGGACGTGGGCGCGCTGCGCATCATCGGCGGTGTGCGCGTGGAAAATACCCAGTTCAAGGCGGTCGGCAATCAGGTGGACGTGGCCTCCAACGGGCGCAGCTTCACCGTCACCCCGAGGGTGGCCAACAGCAGCTACACCAACGTGCTGCCGGGCCTGCACCTGCGCTACGACGCGGCCGATGACTGGGTGCTGCGCGCCTCGGCCAACAAGACCGTATCGCGCCCGTCCTTCGGTGACATCTCGCCGCGCGTGGGCTACAGCCGCGGCGACGAGGAAGTGCGCCTGGGTAATCCGGAACTGGATCCGTACGAGTCGAAGAACATCGACCTGTCGGTGGAGAAGTACATCGGCAGCACCGGTATCGTTTCACTTGGCCTGTTCCACAAGTCGATCGATAGCTACATCGTGCAAACGGTGCGGACCAATGATCCCGCTTATGGCGGCTTCGACGTGACCCAGCCGATCAATGGCCGCAAGGCCACCGTGCGCGGTGCGGAATTTAACTGGCAGCAGCAGCTGGCCTTCCTGCCGGACGGCCTGGATGGCCTGCTGGTCGGTGCCAGTGGCACCTGGCTGGATACCAAGTTCGATGCCGGCATCAAGGACCGTGCAGGCGAGGACTTCACACTGCCGCGCGCCTCCAAGCATGTCTACAGCGCACACATCGGCTATGAAAAGTACGGTGTGAGTACACGCCTGGCGGCGGTATACCGCAGCGAGTACCTGGACAGCATCGGCAAGGGCCGGGCGTTCGACATCTACGTTGCACCGAACACCCAGCTCGATTTCTCGCTGGACTACAAGTTCACCCCGCGGGTGAGCATGTATTTCGAAGCACAGAACCTGCTGGACAAGCCGCTTGAGCTGTACCAGGGCACGCGCTCGCGCACCCTGCAGATGGAAGAATACGGTCGCACCTACGCGCTCGGCCTGAAGGTGGCACTGTGA
- a CDS encoding phytase, with amino-acid sequence MGRGITVLAVALAATLAAGCTPATGNDPAAAPTAAKAGGARTVTTIAEAFLSPMTPADNIDSPAAWRAPDGALWLIATAKATDKLVVYDGSTGQHLRDVGSSGSAPGQFDRPNGIAVIDDLLWIVERDNHRVQVLSLPDFAPLATFAADDLRKPYGLWVDRRADGYSVYVTDSWDNGEDAQGRDILPPLAELDKRVRQYHVTRDGAKVEAKLVASIGDTSEAGALRVVESIWGDPENDRLLIAEEDESYASEFKVYTLAGRFTGTTFGRDVFKAQAEGVTLRTCGKDGWWITTEQGKQRSVFHLFDRHTLKPVGAFQGNTVANTDGIWMMQQPSARFPHGALYAVHDDQGVVAFDWESIAKQLALPLECGA; translated from the coding sequence ATGGGGCGTGGCATCACCGTCCTGGCGGTCGCGCTCGCGGCGACCCTGGCCGCCGGCTGCACGCCGGCGACCGGCAACGATCCGGCTGCGGCCCCTACGGCAGCGAAAGCCGGGGGCGCGCGCACGGTGACCACCATCGCCGAAGCCTTTCTGTCACCGATGACCCCGGCCGACAACATCGACTCGCCGGCGGCCTGGCGCGCGCCGGACGGCGCGCTGTGGCTGATCGCCACCGCCAAGGCCACCGACAAGCTGGTGGTCTACGACGGCAGCACCGGCCAGCACCTGCGTGACGTCGGCAGCAGCGGCTCCGCACCGGGGCAGTTCGACCGCCCAAACGGCATCGCGGTAATCGACGACCTGCTGTGGATCGTGGAGCGCGACAATCACCGCGTGCAGGTGCTGAGCCTGCCGGACTTCGCGCCGCTGGCGACGTTCGCTGCGGACGACCTGCGCAAGCCGTATGGGCTGTGGGTCGACCGCCGTGCCGATGGCTACAGCGTCTACGTCACCGACTCTTGGGACAACGGCGAGGATGCGCAGGGGCGTGACATCCTGCCGCCGCTGGCCGAGCTGGACAAGCGCGTGCGCCAGTACCACGTGACCCGCGACGGTGCGAAGGTCGAGGCGAAGCTGGTGGCCAGCATCGGTGACACCAGCGAAGCCGGTGCGCTGCGCGTGGTCGAGTCGATCTGGGGCGACCCGGAGAATGATCGCCTGCTGATCGCCGAAGAGGATGAAAGCTACGCCAGCGAGTTCAAGGTCTACACCCTTGCCGGACGCTTCACCGGCACCACATTCGGTCGCGACGTGTTCAAGGCGCAGGCCGAAGGTGTGACCTTGCGTACCTGCGGCAAGGACGGCTGGTGGATCACCACGGAACAGGGCAAGCAGCGCAGCGTGTTCCATCTGTTCGACCGGCACACGCTGAAGCCGGTGGGCGCGTTCCAGGGGAATACCGTGGCCAACACCGACGGCATCTGGATGATGCAGCAACCCAGTGCGCGCTTCCCGCACGGCGCACTGTATGCAGTGCATGACGACCAGGGCGTGGTGGCGTTCGACTGGGAGAGCATCGCCAAGCAGTTGGCATTGCCGCTGGAGTGTGGCGCATGA
- a CDS encoding metallophosphoesterase family protein, protein MRTLALGLLLALPSLSFAAAEPNTQVPAGSRHYAATPVPDRIVASPAVDPSHGFAVAWRTDGSVQAPLLEIALAGDSPAIEGIRQVRATTRALQTENGLSHHHRADISGLQPDTQYVYRVRGNGSWSAWNQLRTLAAADQPLTLLYFGDTQNKNVSHVSRVVRAAQKAAPQARMSLFAGDLVSGGDNMDDSEWGEWFAATGWLAQETLVAPAIGNHEYFEEFEDTPQERRVLGKHWPVTFALPGNGATAAQQTSYWFDAQGVRVAVVDGTSALDLGTAKAQAQWLDKVLAGNRQPWTIVLLHQPFYSPREGRENAALRDVLLPVVRRHNVDLVLQGHDHTYGRRGEGQAATPQYVVTVAGPKQYRLSDEARKTMDPVAEDTQLFQVLNIDPQYLRYEARTVTGRLYDAFELRRDAKGAKQRTELTEGRIAPRDCPRAQTAKGRVDRCWE, encoded by the coding sequence ATGCGCACGCTGGCGTTGGGCCTGCTGCTGGCACTGCCGTCGCTGTCGTTCGCAGCGGCCGAACCCAACACCCAGGTGCCAGCGGGCAGCCGCCACTACGCAGCGACGCCGGTGCCGGATCGCATCGTCGCCTCGCCGGCGGTGGATCCCAGCCACGGTTTCGCCGTGGCCTGGCGTACTGACGGCAGCGTGCAGGCACCGCTGCTCGAGATTGCCCTCGCCGGGGATTCGCCGGCGATCGAGGGCATCCGCCAGGTGCGCGCAACGACCCGCGCGCTGCAGACCGAGAACGGGCTGTCGCATCATCATCGCGCGGACATCAGCGGCCTGCAGCCGGATACCCAGTACGTCTACCGCGTGCGGGGCAACGGCAGTTGGAGCGCCTGGAACCAGTTGCGCACGCTGGCCGCGGCCGATCAGCCGCTGACCCTGCTGTACTTCGGTGATACCCAGAACAAGAACGTCAGCCATGTCAGCCGTGTAGTGCGCGCCGCGCAGAAGGCCGCGCCGCAGGCACGCATGAGCCTGTTCGCCGGTGACCTGGTCAGCGGCGGCGACAACATGGATGACAGCGAATGGGGCGAGTGGTTTGCTGCCACCGGCTGGCTGGCGCAGGAAACGCTGGTGGCCCCGGCGATCGGCAACCACGAGTATTTCGAGGAATTCGAGGACACCCCGCAGGAGCGGCGCGTGCTGGGCAAGCATTGGCCGGTCACCTTCGCGCTGCCGGGCAACGGCGCCACCGCCGCGCAGCAGACCAGCTACTGGTTCGATGCGCAGGGTGTACGCGTGGCGGTGGTCGATGGCACCTCGGCACTCGACCTGGGTACCGCCAAGGCACAGGCGCAGTGGCTGGACAAGGTGCTGGCCGGCAACCGGCAGCCGTGGACCATCGTGCTGCTGCACCAGCCGTTCTACTCGCCGCGCGAAGGGCGCGAGAACGCCGCGCTGCGTGACGTGCTGCTGCCGGTGGTACGCCGCCACAACGTCGACCTGGTGCTGCAGGGCCACGATCACACCTATGGTCGTCGTGGCGAGGGGCAGGCTGCGACGCCGCAGTACGTGGTGACCGTGGCCGGGCCGAAGCAGTACCGTCTTTCCGACGAGGCACGGAAGACGATGGATCCGGTAGCCGAGGACACCCAGCTGTTCCAGGTGCTGAACATCGATCCGCAGTACCTGCGCTACGAAGCGCGCACCGTGACCGGGCGCCTCTACGACGCCTTCGAACTACGCCGCGATGCCAAGGGCGCAAAGCAACGCACGGAGTTGACCGAAGGCCGCATCGCACCGCGCGACTGCCCGCGTGCGCAGACCGCCAAGGGTCGCGTCGACCGCTGCTGGGAATGA
- a CDS encoding inorganic diphosphatase translates to MTTLRRILPLAAIGAALLLLASAVTAADTVLHPFLVAQPKQAPQEVNLAVEIPAGSFTKYEIKEDGLVHVDRFQSMPVAYPANYGSMPRTLAGDNDPLDALVLTREPLHPGVIVRFRPIGYLKMIDGGEYDEKIIGVPTDKVDPTYASIRDLADLPEVERQRIEAFFRVYKDLPAGRNPVQLNGWGNAAEARALISEAMERFKQ, encoded by the coding sequence ATGACCACGCTCCGACGCATCCTTCCTCTCGCCGCCATCGGTGCCGCCCTGCTGTTGCTGGCCAGTGCGGTGACCGCTGCCGATACCGTACTGCATCCGTTCCTGGTGGCCCAGCCGAAGCAGGCCCCACAGGAGGTGAATCTGGCGGTGGAGATTCCGGCCGGCAGCTTCACCAAGTACGAGATCAAGGAAGACGGCCTGGTCCATGTGGACCGCTTCCAGTCGATGCCGGTCGCCTATCCGGCCAACTACGGCTCGATGCCGCGCACCCTGGCCGGCGACAACGATCCGCTGGACGCGCTGGTGCTGACCCGTGAACCGCTGCATCCGGGCGTGATCGTGCGCTTCCGGCCGATCGGCTATCTGAAGATGATCGATGGCGGCGAGTACGACGAGAAGATCATCGGCGTGCCCACCGACAAGGTCGACCCGACCTACGCCAGCATCCGCGACCTGGCGGATCTGCCGGAGGTCGAGCGCCAGCGCATCGAAGCCTTCTTCCGGGTCTACAAGGACCTGCCGGCCGGGCGCAATCCGGTGCAGCTCAACGGCTGGGGCAATGCCGCCGAAGCCCGCGCGCTGATCAGTGAAGCGATGGAGCGGTTCAAACAGTAG
- a CDS encoding deoxyribodipyrimidine photo-lyase, producing the protein MSVALVWFRRDLRLQDNPALQAALDAGHDVVPVYIHAPHEEGEWVPGAASDAWRHRSLGALDADLRVRGSSLVLRSGDSLPALQLLIEQTGAGAVYWNRKYEPATQPRDATIKRTLREQGIDAQSCNGSLLFEPWDIATQQGQPYKVFTPYWRNVLSHWRLPALQAAPEALATHAVDSLALDDLQLAPTLDWDTGFWEHWQPGEAGALEALSVFEDGALRGYREQRDLPDRVGTSRMSPHLHFGEIAPWRIAHALEGLRSAGTDADIDGYLRQLGWRDFASHLLHHFPKTPTDNLNPRFDRFPWATPSAAQLHDWQRGNTGVPIVDAGLRELWHTGYMHNRVRMIVASYLCKHLRAHWLHGARWFWDTLVDADLANNTMGWQWVAGTGADAAPYFRVFNPVTQAEKFDPQARYISRWVPELAALPVKARFAPWQHPLLLAAHAPGYPRTPLVDLAAGRDAALAAYRQSGAG; encoded by the coding sequence GTGTCGGTAGCGTTGGTATGGTTCCGCCGTGATCTGCGGCTGCAGGACAATCCGGCCCTGCAGGCCGCGCTGGATGCGGGCCACGACGTGGTGCCGGTCTACATCCATGCGCCGCACGAGGAAGGCGAGTGGGTGCCTGGCGCGGCCTCCGATGCGTGGCGCCATCGTTCACTGGGCGCATTGGATGCCGACCTGCGCGTGCGCGGTTCGTCGCTGGTGCTGCGCAGTGGTGACAGCCTGCCGGCCCTGCAGTTGCTGATCGAGCAGACCGGCGCCGGGGCGGTGTACTGGAACCGCAAGTACGAGCCGGCCACCCAGCCTCGCGACGCCACCATCAAGCGTACGCTGCGCGAGCAGGGCATCGATGCGCAGAGCTGCAATGGCAGCCTGCTGTTCGAGCCGTGGGACATCGCCACCCAGCAGGGCCAGCCGTACAAGGTATTCACGCCGTACTGGCGCAATGTACTCAGTCATTGGCGCCTGCCCGCGCTGCAGGCCGCACCGGAAGCATTGGCGACGCACGCAGTCGACAGCCTGGCATTGGATGATCTCCAGTTGGCACCGACGCTGGACTGGGATACCGGCTTCTGGGAGCACTGGCAGCCGGGTGAAGCCGGTGCGCTGGAAGCGCTGTCCGTGTTCGAGGACGGTGCGCTGCGCGGCTACCGCGAGCAGCGTGACCTGCCAGATCGCGTGGGCACCTCGCGGATGTCGCCGCACCTGCATTTCGGCGAGATCGCACCCTGGCGCATTGCCCATGCGCTGGAAGGGCTGCGTAGTGCCGGCACCGACGCCGACATCGACGGCTATCTGCGCCAGCTGGGCTGGCGTGACTTCGCCTCCCACCTGTTGCATCACTTCCCGAAGACGCCGACCGACAACCTCAACCCGCGCTTTGACCGTTTCCCGTGGGCCACACCGAGTGCCGCGCAGCTGCACGACTGGCAGCGAGGCAACACCGGCGTGCCGATCGTCGATGCAGGCCTGCGCGAGCTGTGGCACACCGGTTACATGCACAACCGGGTGCGGATGATCGTGGCCAGCTATCTGTGCAAGCACCTGCGCGCGCACTGGCTGCATGGCGCGCGCTGGTTCTGGGACACCCTGGTCGATGCCGACCTGGCCAACAACACGATGGGCTGGCAGTGGGTGGCCGGGACCGGTGCCGATGCCGCGCCTTACTTCCGCGTGTTCAACCCGGTCACCCAGGCCGAGAAGTTCGACCCCCAGGCCCGCTACATCAGCCGCTGGGTGCCCGAACTGGCCGCGCTGCCGGTGAAGGCGCGCTTCGCGCCGTGGCAGCATCCGCTGCTGCTGGCCGCGCATGCCCCGGGCTATCCGCGTACGCCGCTGGTGGACCTGGCCGCGGGCCGCGACGCCGCATTGGCGGCTTACCGCCAGTCGGGGGCGGGGTAA
- a CDS encoding OmpA family lipoprotein codes for MIRNTTRNVALALMSAAVLSACATGGSYVQSDQYGNPTEQQNRTGRNALIGTAIGVAAGLLTGDSATERRQHALIGAGIGALSGAAVGQYQDRQERALRERTANTGIDVQRQGDNIMLNLPDGITFDFGKATLKPQFYGSLNGVAGTLRDYNQTMIEVVGHTDSIGSDAVNNRLSKERADSVAQYLIGQGVQSVRIETLGAGKSYPIADNSTDAGRAKNRRVEIRVIPLKQ; via the coding sequence ATGATCCGCAACACCACCCGCAACGTCGCACTGGCCCTGATGAGTGCGGCCGTCCTGTCGGCCTGCGCCACCGGCGGCTCCTACGTACAGAGTGACCAGTACGGCAACCCGACCGAGCAGCAGAACCGCACCGGCCGCAACGCGCTGATCGGCACCGCCATCGGCGTAGCCGCCGGCCTGCTGACCGGTGACAGCGCCACGGAGCGCCGCCAGCATGCGCTGATCGGCGCCGGTATCGGCGCGCTCAGCGGCGCCGCGGTAGGCCAGTACCAGGATCGCCAGGAACGCGCACTGCGCGAGCGCACTGCCAACACTGGCATTGATGTGCAGCGCCAGGGCGACAACATCATGCTGAACCTGCCGGACGGCATCACCTTCGACTTCGGCAAGGCGACCCTGAAGCCGCAGTTCTACGGTTCGCTCAACGGCGTGGCAGGCACCCTGCGCGACTACAACCAGACCATGATCGAAGTGGTTGGCCATACCGACAGCATCGGCAGTGACGCGGTCAACAACCGCCTGTCGAAGGAACGTGCCGACTCGGTCGCGCAGTACCTGATCGGCCAGGGCGTGCAGAGCGTGCGCATCGAAACCCTGGGCGCCGGCAAGTCGTACCCGATTGCCGACAACAGCACCGATGCCGGCCGCGCCAAGAACCGCCGCGTCGAAATCCGCGTGATTCCCCTGAAGCAGTAA
- a CDS encoding LysR family transcriptional regulator, translating into MSHDLNETLIFVKVVEQGSFIAAAKSLGLPKTTVSRKVQELETRLGARLLHRTTRRLGLTEAGSIYHEHCQRIARELEEAESAVSQLQSGPRGWLRFTVPYSIGITWIAPLLGQFHAQYPEIRLDMHMGNEKLDLIAGEADLALRVGALPDSNLVARKLGSLRTQVFASPAYIERYGEPLHPEELQFHRILAMRKPYHTGNSPRFTWQLGENGGELRDFPVTPLMTANDMSALNGALVCGEGLLLTGDVMAKPFVESGMVRRVLAGWTGPEVDFNAVFAGGRLVSPKVRAFVDFLVEKLNFDANYMLAQCPGAKLAQQQKEKEDAALESSGKRILEKVAASAA; encoded by the coding sequence ATGTCCCACGATCTCAACGAGACGCTGATCTTCGTCAAAGTGGTCGAGCAAGGCAGTTTCATTGCCGCTGCCAAATCGCTCGGCCTGCCCAAGACCACGGTCAGCCGCAAAGTGCAGGAGCTGGAAACGCGCCTCGGTGCGCGCCTGCTGCACCGGACCACCCGCCGCCTCGGCCTGACCGAAGCGGGTTCGATCTACCACGAACATTGCCAGCGCATCGCGCGCGAGCTGGAAGAAGCCGAGAGCGCGGTGAGCCAGCTGCAGTCCGGTCCGCGCGGCTGGCTGCGCTTCACTGTGCCCTACTCGATCGGCATCACCTGGATTGCGCCGCTGCTGGGCCAGTTCCATGCGCAGTATCCGGAGATCCGGCTGGACATGCATATGGGCAACGAGAAGCTGGACCTGATTGCAGGTGAGGCGGACCTGGCCCTGCGCGTGGGTGCCCTGCCCGATTCCAACCTGGTGGCACGCAAGCTGGGCAGCCTGCGCACGCAGGTGTTCGCCAGCCCGGCCTACATCGAACGCTATGGCGAGCCGCTGCATCCGGAAGAGCTGCAGTTCCATCGCATCCTGGCGATGCGCAAGCCGTACCACACCGGCAACTCGCCGCGCTTCACCTGGCAGCTGGGCGAGAACGGCGGCGAGCTGCGCGACTTCCCTGTTACCCCGCTGATGACCGCCAACGACATGTCTGCGTTGAATGGTGCATTGGTGTGCGGCGAAGGCCTGCTGCTGACCGGCGACGTGATGGCCAAGCCGTTCGTCGAGTCGGGCATGGTACGCCGCGTGCTGGCCGGCTGGACTGGCCCGGAAGTGGACTTCAACGCCGTGTTCGCCGGTGGCCGCCTGGTCTCGCCGAAGGTGCGTGCATTCGTCGACTTCCTGGTCGAGAAGCTCAACTTCGACGCCAATTACATGCTGGCGCAGTGCCCGGGCGCGAAGCTGGCGCAGCAGCAGAAGGAAAAGGAAGACGCGGCGCTGGAAAGCAGCGGCAAGCGGATCCTGGAGAAGGTGGCCGCTTCGGCCGCATGA
- a CDS encoding SDR family NAD(P)-dependent oxidoreductase has translation MNGMLTPEVLVLGGTGAVGQGVVGALLEAGSPVLVVGRDPGRLAALHEQFADEPGLETLLGSLSDDGSARVLAERIAHRPRPLAAVIAAMGGPYRRGRVTDRNGDELLGAMQADLMPHVHAVRHLLPLLQDNVHARRYVMIGSPANAKPWAGYGETSITTAALRMYAQVVHQEAQALGVRAQMLEVCSPVCTPANAANACIEWPSSLLVGRRVVSLLDGCRDNRAIVRCDSSDAELPRGLLHLDVPPLWRDTAGVA, from the coding sequence GTGAATGGGATGCTGACGCCCGAAGTCCTGGTCCTCGGCGGCACCGGTGCCGTCGGCCAGGGCGTGGTTGGCGCACTGCTGGAAGCCGGCAGCCCGGTGCTGGTGGTGGGTCGCGACCCGGGCCGGCTGGCGGCGCTGCATGAGCAGTTCGCCGATGAGCCGGGCCTGGAGACGCTGCTGGGTTCGCTCAGCGATGACGGCTCGGCGCGCGTACTGGCCGAACGCATCGCGCATCGCCCGCGTCCGCTGGCGGCAGTGATCGCCGCAATGGGCGGCCCTTACCGTCGCGGCCGGGTGACTGACCGCAACGGCGATGAACTGCTGGGCGCGATGCAGGCCGATCTGATGCCGCACGTGCACGCAGTGCGTCATCTGCTGCCGCTGCTGCAGGACAACGTGCATGCGCGTCGCTACGTGATGATCGGCAGCCCGGCCAATGCCAAGCCATGGGCGGGCTACGGCGAAACCTCGATCACCACTGCGGCGCTGCGTATGTACGCGCAGGTGGTGCACCAGGAAGCCCAGGCATTGGGCGTGCGCGCGCAGATGCTGGAAGTCTGCAGCCCGGTGTGTACGCCGGCCAACGCGGCCAATGCCTGCATCGAGTGGCCCAGCTCACTGCTGGTCGGCCGTCGCGTGGTCTCCCTGCTCGACGGCTGCCGCGACAACCGCGCCATCGTCCGCTGCGACAGCAGTGATGCCGAACTGCCGCGCGGCCTGCTGCACCTGGACGTTCCTCCCCTGTGGCGCGATACCGCAGGCGTCGCTTGA